Below is a genomic region from Hylemonella gracilis.
TCTTCCGGCAGATCGAGGGCTTTGGCGAATACGGCTTTCCGGAAAGTCACGCGGCCAGTTTCGCGCTGCTGGTCTACGCCAGCGCCTGGCTCAAGCACCACGAACCCGCGGCCTTCCTGGCCGGGCTGCTCAATTCCTTGCCCATGGGGTTCTATGGTCCGTCGCAACTGGTGCAGGACGCGCGGCGCCATGGCGTGACGGTTCGGCCCGTGGACGTGCTGCACAGCGATTGGCACTGCACGCTGGAGCCGCAGGACGAGGCCGGAATCGGCCATCGACCCGCCACCCAAGCGGCCGTGCGCCTGGGCTTGTGCCTGGTTGCAGGGTTGAAGAACGCAAGCGCGCGGCGCATCGCCGAGGCACGTGCCCAGGGGCCGTTTTTCAACACCGAAGACCTCGCCTTGCGTGCGGGGCTCGATGCGCTGGATCTCAATGCCCTGGCGAGCGCCGACGCGCTCATGGGCCTGTCGGGCCACCGGCGCCAGCAGGTCTGGGATGCCTCGGCCTTGCACGCCGCGCCGGCCTTGCTGCGCGGCGCGCCAGTGCACGAGCCGACGCTGACGCTGGAAGTCGCGCCGGAGGGCGAGGAGATCGTCTTCGACTACGCAGCCACCGGCCTCACGCTGCGGCGGCATCCGTTGGCGCTGCTGCGCCCGCGCCTGTCTCGCCTGGGCTTGCAGACTGCACAGGCCTTGCTGGGCTGGCCGAGCGGACGGCCTGCGCGGGCTTGCGGACTGGTCATGGCCCGGCAGCAGCCGGGCACGGCCAAGGGCGTGGTCTTCGTGACGCTGGAAGACGAGACCGGGAATGTGCAGGTCATCGTCTGGAAGGCCTTGCGCGACCAGCAGCGCGAGGTGTTGCTGTCCGCGCGCCTGCTGGTCGTGCACGGCACCTGGCAGCGCGAGGGCGCGGTGTGCCATCTGATCGCGAAGCACCTGGAGGACCGGACGCCCTGGCTGGGACGTCTGGCCACGCAGAGCCGGGATTTCCACTGAGCAAGTCCAGAAGAGGCGTGGGGTGTGTCGAGACCCGCCCATACGCGTGCCCTTCATCCTGGATCGGCCGCGGGTCTTCAGGGGGGCGTCGCGCTCAGCATGCGCCGCTGCGCGGCACGCTGACTGAGGGCCAGCGCTTCGTCCACGCTCAGGTGGCCGGCCACCGCCTCCGCGATGCGCTGGCCCACTTCGTCTCCGATGGCCGCGAATTCCGGGATCGTGGCGAACTGCACCCCGAGGTAGGGGCTGGGCGGCAGCGTGGCGTTGCGCGGGTCGGCGCCGCGGATGGCGGCGAGCTCATGGCTGGCCCAGGGCGCGGCACGCTGGAAGCGCGGATTGGCGTAGGTTGAAACGCGCGTGCCCGAAGGCACCAGACCCCAGCCTCGCAGGGCCGCCACCTGCTCGATGTAGGTGCGCGACGTGGCCCAGGCCACAAAGGTCTGGGCCGCTTCCGTGTGCGCCGCGTCGATGTCCGAGGGGATGGCCAAAGCCCAGGCCCAGAGCCAGCGCGCGCCCTTGGGGGTGGTCCCCACGGGGGCCGGGGCGAAGCCGACCTGTTGCGCATGGGGGTTTTGTCCGGGATCGGCCAGAAAACCTGCCGCCACGGTGGCGTCGACCCAGATGGCGCACCGCCCGGCGAGGAAGAGCGCCAGGTTCTCGTTGTAGCCGCGTTGAACCGCGTCGGGCGGGCCGTAGCGACGCAGCAGGTTCACATAGAGGCTGAGTGCCTCGTGCCAGGCCGGGGTCTGCAACTGCGGGCGCCATTGCATGTCGAACCATTGGGCACCATGGGTGTTCGCGATCGTGGTGAGCAAGGTGATGTTTTCGCCCCAACCGGCTTTCGCCCGCAGGCAGATGCCGTAGACCTTGTCCTTCGGGGCATGCAGCCGGGCCGCGAAATGGGCAATGTCCGACCAGGTGGGTTGCGCGGGCATGGACAGCCCGGCGCGGGCGAACAGGTCCTTGCGATAGAACAGCATGGAGCTTTCGCCATAGATCGGCGCGCCGTAGAGCCGGCCCTGGTGCGACAGGCCTTCCCGGATGTTGGGCAGCAGATCCTGGGGCTCCATCTCTGGGGTGGTGTGGATCGGCGTCAACCAGCCCTGGCGCGCCCAGATCGGTACCTCGTACATGCCGACCGTCACGACATCGAACTGGCGACCCTGCGTCGCGATATCGCTGCTGACCGCCTTGCGCAGCTGGGCTTCGCTCAGGGTGATCCAGCGCAGCTTGATGTTCGGATGGGCACGCTCGAATTCGGGGCTCAGCGAAGCCATTTGCAGCATGTGCCCATTGTTGACCGTGGCGACGACCAGGGTGAGGGCGGCTGCGGGCAGTGACAGCGCCAGGCCGCCGAGCAGGGCGCCGAGACGGCTCAGACCAAAGATCCGGGGCGTGGCAACGTGCCGCGTCATGTGCCTGTTTCCAGTGTCTGCTCCGCACTTTGGCGCCCCAGCGTCTGCAGGCTGGCCTCGAACGCTTCCACGGCTTGCGGTCGTCCGAAGAAATAGCCTTGAAAGGCCTGGCATCCCTGTTCCACCAGGAAGCGGTGCTGGGCCTCGGTCTCCACGCCTTCGGCGATCACGTCCAGTCCGAGGCCCCGACCCATGGCGATGATGGTCTGCGCCACCATGGCGTCGCGGTGGCTGGCCGGCAGGTCGTCCACGAAGGACTTGTCGATCTTGAGCTGCGTCAGCGGCAGCTTGGTCAGGTAGTTGAGCGAGGAGTTGCCGGTGCCGAAATCGTCCAGCGAAATCATGAAGCCGCAGGCTCTCAGGGCCTGAAGCTTGCTCATCGAGACGTCGAACTCGTCGATGGCGGTGCTCTCCGTCACTTCCAGCTTGAGTTTTTCTGCCGGGATGCCCGCGCGCCGGATCTTGGTCATGATGTCGTCCACGAAGGTGGGCGACTTGAACTGTCGCGGGCTGATGTTGACTGCCACGGTCAGGTGGCTGGTCTCGGGCCGACCGGCCCACCGAGCCAGTTGATGGCAGGCGGTGGACAGCGCCCATTGGCCGATCGGCTCGATCAGGCCGGTTTCCTCGGCCAGGGGGATGAAGTCCGCAGGTGGCACGAGTCCGCGGCGCGGATGAACCCAACGCATCAGGGCTTCGGCGCCCACAGGGCGGCCCTGCGCGTCCACTTGCAATTGGTAATAAAGCACGAGCTGGCCCCGTTCGATGGCTTCGCGCAGCTCGTGTTCAAGATCGCGGCGACGATCGATCTCGATCTGCATCGCCTCCTCGAAGAAGCGCACAGTGTTGCGTCCTTCCTTCTTGCACTTGTACATCGCCAGCTCAGCTTGGCGCAGCAGGGTGCCAGGATCTGACCGTTCGCTGGACGACAGAGTGATGCCCACCGAGGCGGTGCAGACGAGGCGATGCCCGGCCAGCGCCAGGGGTATTTCGACGGCGCAGCGCACGGCTTCGGCCAACGCTTGGGCGCGTTGGGCCGCTTCCTGTCGTTCCAGGCCGAGGTTCTTGGCGACGAGCACGAAGCTGTCACCGCTGAAGCGGCCAATGGTGTCGCCTTCACGTGCGATCTCGCTGATGCGCCGTGCCATCTCGATCAGCAACTGATCGCCAATCACATGGCCGAGCGAGTCGTTGATCTTCTGGAACAGATCGAGGTCGATCATCATCACGGCATCGAGGGCCTGTGGTTCCGCGCCTCGGTCGGGGACGTGGCCCATGCGGTCTTCGATCAGCAGCCGGTTGGGCAGACCCGTCAGGGGATCAAAGAGCCGCAGCCGCTCGGCCAGCGCGCGCGCGTCCCGTTCAGCGGTGATGTCTTGCAGATTGCCGATGTAGCGCAGGGTACGGCCTGCCGCATCCGTGACCTCCGTGATGGACAGGCGCACCGTGTAGAGATGGCCTTCGCGGTGCCGGTTCACGACTTCACCCTGCCAATGCCCGTCGCGCTTGAGGGCGGTCCAGAGCGCCTGATAGAAAGAGGGCTCGTGCAAGCCGGACTGCAGCAAGCGGGGTGTCTTGCCGATGGCGTCCTCGGCGCAATAGCCGCTGATCCGGGTGAAGGCGGAGTTCACGCGCTCGATCACGCCGTTGGCGTCGGCGATCATCATGCCGTCGTGGCTTTCAAAGGCCACCGAGGCGATCCTCAGTTCGTGCTCCGAGCGGTGGCGCTCGGTGATGTCACGCCCGATCGTCAGGATGCCCGCGGGCGCACCCTGTGCGTCGTGCACCAGCACCTTGACCATCTCGATGTCGCGCGTGCCGCCATCCTGGGTCCTGAAGGTGGTGTCGTATTGCAGCGGCTTGCCGCCCTGCAGCACCTCTTGGTCATTGCCCTGGACGAAATGCACGAAGGCCTTGTCGGTCAGCAGATCCTGGTCGGTCTTGCCCAGCAACTGTTCGCGTTTGAGGTTCAGCAGGCCAAGGGCACCGGTGTTGCAATCCAGGTACACGCCTTCCGGGCTCTTGAGCATCATGGCGTCCGGGCTGCTTTCGATGATGGCGCGCAGCAAAGCCCGTTCCACGCGCAGTTCCTGGGCGGCGCCCTCCAGTTGCTGATGCTTGTGCTGAATCTCGGCGGTCCTGTGCTTGACGGAGCGCCGCAGCATGCGGATCCAGAGGCCGCCAGCCGCACCCAGGCCCAGCACCAGCAGCATGGCGATCATGGCGATGCGCAGGTAAGGACGGTACTGGAAAGGCTGGCTGAACCATCTGTCGTGCAGCTGCGCGCGCTCTTCGGCGGTGATCAGGCGCATGCCTCGCTCGACCAATTCGTACGTTGCGATGTCGCCTCGGTTGACCGCCCAATGGAACTGACCTTCGTACAACTGGAACGCTCGACCAAAGTTGAGTTGGTCGCGATGCAGGTACAGATAGTAGTTGGCTGGCTCGTCGTCCATGCAGAAGATCTTGATCTGGCCTGCCTTCGCCGCTGCCAGGATGCTCTGGTAGTTCGGATAGGCGGCCAGGTCAGAGACCCCCCGGCTTGTCAGCGCGTCCACGCAGGCGTCGCCGCGCTGCACGCCGATCGTGAAGCCGCTGAGGGAGGCAGCGTCGTGGATGCCCTGGATGGAGCTGTCCACGTAGATGCTGACCGGCAGCGTGGCGTAAGGCGAGGAGAAGTCATAGAGCTGTTCACGCACCGGTGTGCGGAATATCATGTCGATCACATCGGCTTCACGGTCGCGGATAGCGCGCTGCGCCTGCGACCATTCAATGGCTTGCAGGTCCACGCGGACCCCGGTCTTGCTTTCCCAGAGTCGCCAGAGATCGACGATGTAGCCTTCGGCCTGCCCGTCCGCGCGCAGGACGACATAAGGGGGGTAGTTGTTGTCGGTGACGACACGCAAGACTGGGTCCGCATGCGACGCCGAGGCCGCGATGGTCAGTAACACCCACGCCAATTGCCATCGCCATGCTGGCAAAGGCCTTGCGCATGCAGTCACGATGCCTCCTACCCTGGATGATTCGAGAAGCCATTCCGCAGGATCAGCGCGCCTACCAGTCGGCGGTCGGACCAGCGTGCAGGCAACATATCAAATCACAGCTTTGCGCCGCAAGGCCCTGCCGGTCATCAAACAGCGCATTCATTTCGGCCCAAAAGCGGAAGTTTTTGGGGGATGAGGTCGATTGGTAAGGAGCCTTGGCGTGGTGATGGAGGGCCGTGCCAGCGACGCAGCAAAGGCCCGTGACGCCGCAGACAGAGGGACCGACTTGAACTGCTGCGGCGTCTGGCTTAGGACAAGGTGCCTTCAGATGGTTTGGAAAACTGGGCGATAGTCGGGAATACCCCGTCCATGCAGTCCACCTCTCCTGTCGTTATCCTGACATAGTTAGGGGAGAATATCCGACTGGTTTGACTGCTAAAGCCGAATCCGGCTAGGGAAAAGCATGCGCGTCACGTTCCTCTCCGCAATGTTCCCCAGACTGCGCCGCGCGCGCAATCAGGAATTGCTGCATCTGGTCGGATTTGTGCTGGGGGTGGTGTTGCTGTTTGGCTTGTGGCCGACGCTGGATTTGACGGTCAGCGGTTGGTTCTACGCTGGCGACGGTCAGTTTCCTGCCAAACAATGGGCTTGGGTGCGGACGATCTATGACTACCCCAAAGTGGGGCAGTGGATTGTCGTTGCCGCCTTGCTGGCGTTGCTTCTGGGGCGGTTTTTGCCGGGGCGCTGGCGCGTGACGCGCTCATGGCGGCGGCGTTGCCTGGCGCTCCTGTTGGCGGCCGCTCTGGGTGTCGGCTGGCTGGTGCATGACGTCGTGAAGGAGGTTTCCAACCGGCCGCGCCCTAATCAGACGCTCGGACTGGGCGGGGAGTACGCCTTTGTCCCGATGCTGAGGTCTGGCATGCAATGCGGGGACTGCGTATCTTTTGTCAGCGGTCATGCGGCGGGTGGCTTTGTCTACATGGCCTGGGGCATGTGGGGGGCGCCCGCGACGCGTCGTCGCTGGCGCCGCATTGGCTGGTTCGCTGGTGGCGTTCTGGGGGGGGTCCGCATCCTGCAAGGCGGGCATTTCCTCAGCGATGTGCTGTTCTCGGCCGTGGTGATGTGGCTATGTTGCTGGCTGATGCGTGAGCTGTGGCTGCGGTTCGCGCGTTGGCGTCGCTGGCGCAAGGCGGGATCTGAGGCTGACGCGGTGGTTTTGCCCGTGGTCTGTAATCAGGCTCACACGCCCAGCCTGTCGCGCAGGCTGTAGTACCAGGCACCCAGCGCCGTAAAGGGGACCCGGAACAGCCGGCCGCCCGGGAAAGGGTAGTGTGGCAGGGCACCAAAGGCGTCGAAGCGTTCGGCCTGGCCGCGCAGTGCTTCGGCCAGCACCTTGCCCGCGACGTGGGTGAAGGTCACGCCGTGACCGCTGCAGCCCTGTGAGTAATAGATGTTGTCGCCCAGCCGGCCCATCTGCGGCAGGCGAGAGAGCGTGAGCAGGAAGTTTCCGGTCCAGGCGTAGTCAACCTTCACGCCCTCAAGCTGAGGGAAAGTCTTGAGCATCTTGGGCCGGACGATGGTCTCGATGTCAGTCGGATCCCGCGCGCCATAGACCACACCACCGCCATACAGCAGACGGCGCCCGCGTCCCCGATCATTGGCCGTTAAGCGAAAGTAGTCGAGCAGGTAGTTGCAGTCTTCCACGCAGTAGTCCTGCGGCAGCAGGCTGCGAGCCAAGTCTTGCGGAAGTGGTTCGGTGGCGATGACCTGAGTGCCGCAGGGCATGGACTTGGCGGCCAACTCCGGCAGCAGGCCGCCCAGGTAGGCATTGCCGGCCACGACCACGAAGCGGGCCCGTACCTGGCCGTGCGGCGTGTGCACGACGGGAGGTGTCTGCGCGGAGCCCCGGTCGATGCGGATGGCGGGGCTCTGTTCATGGATCACGCCGCCCAGCGACACGATGGCCGCCGCCTCGCCCAGGGCCAGGTTGAGCGGGTGGATGTGGCCACCGCCGTGATCCAGCGCACCGCCGATGTAACGCTCGGTCGCGACCACGTTGCGGATGGCGTTGGCATCCAGCATCTCCAGCTGGGTGTAGCCGTGACGCGCCCACAGCGTTTGCTGGGCTTCCAGGTGGCGCATCTGCCTGGCCGTGAAGGCCGCGAACACGCCGCCTTCTTTCAAGTCGCAGGCGATGCCGTACCTGGCCACGCGCTCCCGGATGATGCGTCCGCCTTCGAAGGCCATGGCGGCCAACAGGCGGGCGGGCTCCGCACCGACCTGGCGCTCGACGGTATCGATGTCGCGGCTGTAGCTGTTGACGATCTGCCCGCCATTGCGGCCGGAGGCACCGAAGCCGACCTGAGCGGCTTCGAGCACCGTGACCTTGAAGCCATGTTCCAGCAAGTGCAGCGCGGTGGACAGCCCTGTGTAGCCCGCGCCGATGACGCAGACGTCGGTATCCACCTGCCCGGCAAGAGCCGGGTACGCCACCTGGGGGTGGCGGGACGCGGCGTAGTAGCTGTGGGGGTGAGACGTGCTCATGGATGGACGCGACCCTTTGGCTTCGGCCAGCCCTTCGGGCTTTAACGTCGCTGCGCGAAGTTAGTCTGCGCCGAAGAACCGATGAAACCGCGTGCAGTGCACGCGGCTGGCTTACAGCCCGGCTGCTGCACGTAGAGCCGCAGCTTTATCGGTTCTTTCCCAGGTGAACTCGGGCTCCTCGCGGCCGAAGTGGCCGTAGGCGGCGGTCTTCTGGTAGATCGGGCGCAGCAGGTCCAGCATCTGGATGATGCCCTTGGGTCGCAGGTCGAAGTGCTCGTTCACCAGCGCCGCGATCTTGTCGTCGGCGATGACACCCGTGCCTTCGGTGTAGACCGTCACGTTCATGGGCTTGGCCACACCGATGGCATAGGCCACTTGCACCTGGCATTGCTTGGCCAGACCTGAGGCCACCACGTTCTTGGCCACGTAACGCGCCGCGTAGGCGGCGGAACGGTCCACCTTGGACGGGTCCTTGCCGCTGAATGCGCCGCCGCCGTGCGGGCAGGCGCCGCCGTAGGTGTCGACGATGATCTTGCGACCGGTCAGGCCGCAGTCACCCTGCGGGCCACCGATGACGAAACGGCCGGTCGGGTTGACTAGGTAACGCGTGTCCTTGAGCCATTCCTTGGGAAGCACGGGCTTGATGACTTCCTCGATCACGGCTTCGTAGAAGCTGGCCTTGAGCTTGGTCGCGCTTTCGCTCTGGTCGGGGCTGTGCTGGGTGGACAGCACCACGGTGTCGATGCTGTGCGGCTTGCCGTCCACGTAACGCATCGTCACTTGGCTCTTGGCGTCCGGGCGCAGGAAGGGCAGCTTGCCGCTCTTGCGCAACTGGGCCTGGCGCTCGACCAGGCGGTGCGCGTAATAGATGGGGGCGGGCATCAGCTCCGGCGTCTCGTCACAGGCGTAGCCGAACATCAGACCCTGGTCACCGGCGCCGGTGTTCAGGTGGTCGTCGCTGGCATGGTCCACGCCCTGGGCGATGTCGTTGGACTGCTTGTCGTAGGCCACCAGCACCGCGCAACCCTTGTAGTCGATGCCGTATTCGGTGTTGTCGTAGCCGATGCGCTTGATGGTGTCGCGCGCAGTCTGGATATAGTCGACGTTGGCGTTGGTGGTGATTTCACCGGCCAGGACCACGAGGCCAGTGTTGGTCAGCGTTTCGGCGGCGACCCGGCTCTTGGGGTCTTGCGCGAAGATTGCGTCCAGGATCGCATCCGAGATTTGGTCAGCCACTTTGTCGGGATGGCCTTCGGAAACGGATTCGGAAGTGAAGAGGTAGTCGTTCGCCATTGAATAAACTCCGGTATTTGCTGCGGCGCTGGCCTGGAGTTCAGGGCGAACGCTTTAGCAGAATTGTTTTATGTCGCCCTGCAAGTTGCTCATTTAACTCAGCGACGCGGTCATTCTAGCCTGGAAAATTCTTCTCTCACCTCATGATTTTGCTGTTTCGCTTCTTGTCCAGGTGGCCTTTGGTGGTGCTTCACGGCGTAGGCTGGCTTCTGGGGTGGCTGGTGTTCAGTGCGTCTCCCACCTACAGACGCCGATTCATTGCCAACATCCGGCAGGCGGGATTGAATTGGCGGCATGGCCTTACAGCCATAGGCCAGACGGGCTGCATGGTGATGGAAACACCTCGCTTGTGGTTTGGGGGGGCGGTACCAGTGCAATGGGCAAAGGGCGCGGAACTGTTGGTACAGCAGGCATTGGATGCAGGCAAGGGCGTTCTGATACTCACACCCCATCTGGGCTGTTTTGAGATGATTCCCCAGGAATACGCCAAGAGATTCGGTGCAGTGCAGCCAATCACCGTGCTGTACCGTCCCTCGCGGCAGCCCTATCTGCGTGAGGTCGTGGCAACGGCCCGGCAGCGGGAGCATCTGTTGACCGCTCCAACCACGCTGGCCGGTGTCAAGCAGATGCTGAAGGCTCTGCGCGCCGGTCAGTGCGTCGGTCTGTTGCCAGATCAGGTGCCGCCCGAAGGGCTAGGAGTGTGGTCACCGTTCTTTGGGCGGGAGGCTTACACCATGACCCTCTCGGCCCGTTTGGTGCAGCAAACGGGCGCATCGATTCTGCTAGTGCGTGGCGAGCGCCTGAGTTGGGGGCGAGGGTACCGGTTTCATGCCCTGCCTATGCGACAAGAACTGCCTGATGACCTGGCTGCGGCGGTGGCCATGGTCAACCAAGCCATGGAGCAGTTGATACTCAGCAGTCCAGGTCAGTACTTATGGGGTTACTCACGGTACAAGCAGCCACGCAAGGAGTCTGTCTGATGTGGGCGAGGTTGGGAATTGAATGCCTGCGCCTCATTGCGCTTTTGCCACTGAGTTGCGTGCGCGGTTTGGGTTCTGTCTTGGGGCTTTTGCTCTATGTGTTCGTGGGGTCGCGTCGGCGCATCGTCATGACCAACCTCGCTTTGTGTTTTCCAGACCAACCGCTGGCTCAAAGACGGCGCTGGGCCCGGGCCTGCTGCGTCTATTTCGCGCAAACCCTGCTGGATCGCGCCTGGCTTTGGCATGGCAAGTCAGACGTGGTGAGTCGACGATTGCGATTGACGGGTGCGGTGCATGATCTACAGGGAGACGCGCCCACGGTGATTTTTGCACCGCATTTTTTTGGTCTTGACGCCGCGGGCGCAGCGGTGAGTCAGCAGATCAATCGGCCCATCGCCAGCATCTACATGCCTCAACGCAACAAGGTGGCCGATGCCTGGCTGCGCAAGGGGCGGATGCGTTTTGGCGATGTGCGACTTTTTGAGCGCAAGGACGGCAGTCTCAAGTCGATCGTCGCCACGCTGCGGGCTGGCGGCTTGCTGTATCTGTTGCCAGACATGAACTACGGGCGCAAGGATTCCGTCTTTGTGCCCTTCTTCGGTGTGAACACCGCGACCGTGCCTTCATTGCCACGCTTTGCCCGCCTGGGCAAGGCCAAGGTGGTTCCGGTGACGGCTCGCCTGACCAAGATCGGCTACGACATTGAAGTGCACCCAGCCTGGACCGACTATCCGACAGATGACGAAGCGGCGGATACGGCGTACATGAACCGTTGGCTGGAGGGAGTCATTGCCACCATGCCGGCCCAGTACTACTGGGTGCACAAACGCTTCAAAACCCGGCCCAAGGGCGACAAGAAAAAAATGTATTGACCGGAATCGATTTCAGTATCGTGGGGTGGGGCGCAACGATTGCAGGCGTGCTTTTATGCGCGCGTAATGCGCATCGTCTGCTTTTACTTGGCGATTTCCAGGAATGAGGTAATCGTCTTTCAGGTAGGTCAGGAAATTGCGCCGCAACTGCTCATCGGGTGTGAACTGCTCCAGTTGAGTCAAGGCCTTTTCCAACTGAGGCCCGCTGCGAGCCGAGAGCGTCAGGCCGGGAAGATCGTAGAACGCCTGTCCTATGACAATGACTTTCTTGCTGTACAGCATGGCTTCAATGCCGACCGTGGAGCTGATGGTGATGACCGCTTCGGCATTTTCGATCAAGGTTTGAGTCGGGTATTCATTGGCGAAAAACCCCCTGTCCGCCGGCAGCAGCGAATGCAGATCGCCGTAAGTCTTGTGGCTGGAGGGGTGTTCCTTGAAGACGAACTGGTATTGCGGGAATTTGTCTGATAGAGCTCGAAGCTCATCAAACAGATGGCGCATGTTCTGAATCCAGGGGGAGAACAGAATGATCTTCGAATCAGTGTCGATTTGAAACGGGATGAAGACGTAACGTTTCGGCAATTCACGTCCCGAGGATTGCCTGGCGGTCTTGACCCGGCGAGCGACCAATTGGGCAGCCTCCGGGGCTGGCGCTGGCGGCAGGTTCCGAAAGAATGCCGGATCACGCGGTACCGAATTCCGCTCGTGGATTCCTTTGCCGTCGCAAACGGTTGTGTTGGGCAAAAAGCCATGCTCCATGAAGGCGCAGGGGATGTTGTCCCGTCGAGCGGCCTCTGCAAAAATGTAGCGGCGCGGTTTCAAGCCGTTCCAGATCACGGCCAAGCTGGGGGAGAGTCGCCGCATGGTTCTGCGGTCACAAGCGTAATGCCAGCGAAAGATCAGCCGTTGCATCGCCATCCAGATCGGGCCTGGGGATTTTCCATCGCGTTCCGCACGATAGTCTTTGATGGCATAGGACATGCAATCAGTAAGCAGCGCTTCGGGGGGCGACAGCAGATCCGAGAGGGAGGGCCACTTCAAAGGTGAAGGACGCATCACCACGAAAGCCTCGCCCATGAACTTACCCAGCTCGTTAAAATAGGTTCGCTGAGCGAGGGCTTTTGCGCAAAAAACAATCACGAGTTCATTCTCCGGTGTCGATTCCAAACCCGTGATGACGGGCAACAAAAAATTGTCGACAAATTATAAGGACGTCCATGAAGCTAGTCATGACACTGTTGGTCAAAAACGAGGAGGACACAATAGAAACCAACATCCGTTTCCATGCAGATCAAGGCGTGGATGCTTTTATCGTCATGGACAATGGTTCAACCGACGCGACGCCAGAAATTCTGAAGATCTTGCAAAAGGAATACGACCTGACCGTCGTCCACAATGCCTCGACGGCATACAAGCAAAGCGAATGGATGACGGGCATGGCCCGGCAGGCTCGCAGGGAACTAGGCGCTGACTTGGTCATCAGCAACGACGCCGATGAGTTCTGGAGCACGCATGATGGCAGTTCCCTGAAAAGCAAACTGACCTCGCAGGAGTCAGTGGTGACGGTCCGACGCTACAACTTCATTCTGGATGAGGCGCAAGGCGAGGATCGCGATGGTTATGTGCATTGCAGCAATCGCGTGATCAACCCGATTCTCTACACCTCTCAGGAATATGAGGTCCAGAAGAAGTTATCCATGCCCTTGCAGAGGATCGCCCCCAAGGTCATCGTCAACCCTGTGGGGCTGCTTCACATCAACGGGGGCAATCATCGTGCCAAGCACATCATGTTTTGGCGCAATCGCGTGTCTGAAGACATTGTCGTGGACCACTATCCCATCCTAAGCTATCGAAATTTTGAGAAAAAAATTCAAAGTCGCCAAATCATCCGTACCCTGCATCCGGAGAGAAGGCTCAATGTGCATTACCGACGCTGGTTGGCCAGCCTGGATTCGGGCGAGTTGAGGCAAGAGTATCGACAGATGTTGGTTAACGAGAAAGAGTGCGAAGTCCTACAGCGCTTTGGCGTGATTGAGCAGGTTAAGCCGACTGCCTTGGCGCGCTGGCATGCTGCGCGTTAGATTTGATCCATATCCGATCATGCAAAAAAAACATTACCTGATTACTGGCACCGCCGGATTCATTGGGTTCCATCTCGCTCAACGTCTGCTGCAAGAGGGGCATTCCGTGGTCGGTTTCGATGGCATGACCAAGTATTACGACCCACGCCTGAAAGAACGCCGCCACGCCATTTTGAGTGAGTTCGGTACGTTCACGCCGGTGATCGGAATGTTAGAAGACAAGGCCGTACTGGACAAGGCCGCCAGCTACGACAAGCCAGACGTCATTGTCCATCTGGCGGCGCAGGCGGGCGTGCGTTATAGCTTGGAGAATCCCAAGGCATATGTGGATTCCAATTTGATTGGCACGTGGAACATGCTGGAATTGGCGAAAGAACACCGTCCTGAGCACCTGCTTATTGCTTCCACTTCATCCATTTACGGTTCCAACGAAAAAATCCCCTTTGCCGAAATAGATCGCGCCGACGAACCCATGACGTTGTACGCGGCGACGAAGAAATCAGGCGAGTTGATGGCGCACAGTTATGCCCATCTGCACAAGATTCCGACGACTGCATTCCGCTTCTTCACCGTCTATGGCCCCTGGGGCCGTCCCGACATGGCATTGTTCAAGTTCGTGGACAGCATCTTGCGCGGCCAAGCGATCGATATCTATGGTGAAGGGAAAATGAGCCGCGATTTCACCTACATC
It encodes:
- the metK gene encoding methionine adenosyltransferase — its product is MANDYLFTSESVSEGHPDKVADQISDAILDAIFAQDPKSRVAAETLTNTGLVVLAGEITTNANVDYIQTARDTIKRIGYDNTEYGIDYKGCAVLVAYDKQSNDIAQGVDHASDDHLNTGAGDQGLMFGYACDETPELMPAPIYYAHRLVERQAQLRKSGKLPFLRPDAKSQVTMRYVDGKPHSIDTVVLSTQHSPDQSESATKLKASFYEAVIEEVIKPVLPKEWLKDTRYLVNPTGRFVIGGPQGDCGLTGRKIIVDTYGGACPHGGGAFSGKDPSKVDRSAAYAARYVAKNVVASGLAKQCQVQVAYAIGVAKPMNVTVYTEGTGVIADDKIAALVNEHFDLRPKGIIQMLDLLRPIYQKTAAYGHFGREEPEFTWERTDKAAALRAAAGL
- a CDS encoding lysophospholipid acyltransferase family protein, which translates into the protein MILLFRFLSRWPLVVLHGVGWLLGWLVFSASPTYRRRFIANIRQAGLNWRHGLTAIGQTGCMVMETPRLWFGGAVPVQWAKGAELLVQQALDAGKGVLILTPHLGCFEMIPQEYAKRFGAVQPITVLYRPSRQPYLREVVATARQREHLLTAPTTLAGVKQMLKALRAGQCVGLLPDQVPPEGLGVWSPFFGREAYTMTLSARLVQQTGASILLVRGERLSWGRGYRFHALPMRQELPDDLAAAVAMVNQAMEQLILSSPGQYLWGYSRYKQPRKESV
- a CDS encoding lysophospholipid acyltransferase family protein, which translates into the protein MWARLGIECLRLIALLPLSCVRGLGSVLGLLLYVFVGSRRRIVMTNLALCFPDQPLAQRRRWARACCVYFAQTLLDRAWLWHGKSDVVSRRLRLTGAVHDLQGDAPTVIFAPHFFGLDAAGAAVSQQINRPIASIYMPQRNKVADAWLRKGRMRFGDVRLFERKDGSLKSIVATLRAGGLLYLLPDMNYGRKDSVFVPFFGVNTATVPSLPRFARLGKAKVVPVTARLTKIGYDIEVHPAWTDYPTDDEAADTAYMNRWLEGVIATMPAQYYWVHKRFKTRPKGDKKKMY
- a CDS encoding capsular biosynthesis protein, with the translated sequence MPVITGLESTPENELVIVFCAKALAQRTYFNELGKFMGEAFVVMRPSPLKWPSLSDLLSPPEALLTDCMSYAIKDYRAERDGKSPGPIWMAMQRLIFRWHYACDRRTMRRLSPSLAVIWNGLKPRRYIFAEAARRDNIPCAFMEHGFLPNTTVCDGKGIHERNSVPRDPAFFRNLPPAPAPEAAQLVARRVKTARQSSGRELPKRYVFIPFQIDTDSKIILFSPWIQNMRHLFDELRALSDKFPQYQFVFKEHPSSHKTYGDLHSLLPADRGFFANEYPTQTLIENAEAVITISSTVGIEAMLYSKKVIVIGQAFYDLPGLTLSARSGPQLEKALTQLEQFTPDEQLRRNFLTYLKDDYLIPGNRQVKADDAHYARIKARLQSLRPTPRY
- a CDS encoding glycosyltransferase family 2 protein — translated: MTLLVKNEEDTIETNIRFHADQGVDAFIVMDNGSTDATPEILKILQKEYDLTVVHNASTAYKQSEWMTGMARQARRELGADLVISNDADEFWSTHDGSSLKSKLTSQESVVTVRRYNFILDEAQGEDRDGYVHCSNRVINPILYTSQEYEVQKKLSMPLQRIAPKVIVNPVGLLHINGGNHRAKHIMFWRNRVSEDIVVDHYPILSYRNFEKKIQSRQIIRTLHPERRLNVHYRRWLASLDSGELRQEYRQMLVNEKECEVLQRFGVIEQVKPTALARWHAAR